The genome window taatcgaccTAATTTTCCTGGAGTCTGCCCCAGGCAAGCTCACAGTACTTAGCCAGACTGGATTTTTTTGGCTGCCAACCAACTTAAAGTTCTACTGCAAATCCTATGGTGGATCCAGCCATTTTGCTCAGCAACAAATGAAACTTTTTTCCCAATGGAGGCTGAAGGAAAGCTTTCATCTTCACTAAGCAGAACTCCTGGATCTACCCCCACTGTCTTTGGGTCTGGTCTGCTGGTTGCCCATTAAGAATAACTTTCACCAGTAGCTTCCTCTCAGGTTACCAGCCCTGTTCAAATTGATACATGCTGCTCTTCATTTCGGTGGTTATTATTCTCTTTCATCGTACAGAAGGAAAGCAAAAGACTAGGGGAGTTTTGGATCTCTGGAAAGCCCTATACAAGTAGGAAGGTCCTGTGGCAGTAACTGTGGCATGTTAAATAAGCCAGTAGCTTGGTTCTAAGTATAGCCCCTTACCGTGCTGTGTGACCTTTTTTCTATATAAAAATAACATGATAGATAAGCAAAGGCTTATCCTGGTCTGGTTTCACAGTCAGAAGAGGCATCTCATTTAAATATCTtttaaacaaatcattaaaatgcCGCTCTTTCCGATctactttttcacagctgttcaaCATGACTCATATGAAATTGCCTCCTTGCTGCTTCAATTTGGTGCCAAAGTCAATCTGCAGTGCGTCAACAAGCGGACAGCTTTACATGAGGCAGCCAAGCTTGGCAGAAAAAGCATGGTAGAATTTCTGCTTTGGTCTAAAGCAGATCCTGATCCACGGAGTTCATATGGCTTCACTCCTCTAGCACTGGCAGCACAGAACGGGCATACAGAAATTCTGGAAATCTTATTGCGTAGAGGTGAGAACCTGCACACAATATCTTGAAAGTAAAAGGCATGCCCTAGGCTTAATTCTAAACATTATGAGTTGCTGGTTGTTAGAACAATACAAGTGGGggacttgcggggggggggggcttgcattTCTCCTcccaactatttcctctttcccttccctgaaggaCCTTATAGCCTCTCcacttttcctgttttcttccttcccacccGCCAGCCAGCTTACTTTTATCTGCCTTCatgtctccctccttccttcattCTGACATTCTCGCTTGGGAAGATTCTGATTGAGTTGCATAGTACCATGCCCAGGCCCACTTGCATGATGGGGAATCCATAAGGGCTTgtggggggcatctcattttctcatGTATCCCCTTCCCCATGCTATTTCCTCCTTTCTCATAGCAACTCTCCATATCAactcccccttttcctgcttccttctttccttcccacctaccAAAATACATacctttatttattattctacttcatttataccccaccttttgccACAATGGGTATCCAAAGCATCTGAcaatattctcctctccttcattttatccttaaaacaaCCTTGttcagtaggttaggctgagaatatatgaCTGGTCAAAGGTTACCCAGTGAAATTCCATTACAGATGGGAATTTTGAAACTCTACTATTCAACATTAGTTTTTGTGTGATGGATGCCATTGAACAGTTGTAAGTAGCAGACCTGGGTGTAAGTCATATGGCATCAAGTCACCTGAtggttgctgctgggcctggcccctcaaaggccaaaacaacctGAAAAGtatccttcctcctccctctgtctGCTGCTAACAGAAATCAAGGCTTGAATGCTGGCAGtactgctgtggttgcctagcaatggctattgagatatttgtttcttaaaggttCAGGCACTGCTTTTATTATGGGGGGGGGTAACCCCAccagtgttttgatttttttaagacTTTCAGATTTTTGTGCACACTTGGagctttttttcaggtttgtagaaagatttgtttGGTCTGTTCATTCATGGCCCCAGTCTCTAGATTgtccacagatggggccataaTTAAATATACTGATATCAGAAGATTGTTTTTCGAGCTCTTTCTGTTTAATCTGAGATTTAAAGTACCAAAGATTCCTTTTGTGAAAGACAAAGGTAGAAATGGGAATACCTTATCTAGAACTGGATCCTGGAAATGCTTATTCTGAGCCACAAATCCTTATAAGATGCACAAATGTTTAAGGCTTCAAGGAAGGAATGGACTTCCCATCTCCAAACTCCCTTAAATTTGTTCCATGAAAATATAGAAATCAAACAATTGGCAAGTTTTATAGTAGTAAAATGACCAGAAACAGTCAAGCAGATAAATTTAGCACCAGGAGGAAGCAAAAACCAGTGGGTCCAAGGTAGTGGGAAGAAACCCAGTATCCCTGAGTCAAAGGAACAGGGCTCGCTGAGGCACAGTAGGGTGATGCAGTCACTTGAAGAAAATTCTGCTCTCTGCacaacaagcaggaaacattttcaaagcaccTTCAGGTTGTTGTATTTTATGCAGAATGGACTTATGACAAAGGATCTATTAGGTGTTGGTTAAAattgaggaagttttttttaagttcttaCAAAGTATGTTGTATTTTATAAATGGTGCCATTTCAGTTTAGCAGATTTGCTGGGGGCAAAGGAGAGGGGGTGCGGTGAGTTGTTAATGGAGTACTGTTCTCAGGAGCTGCTATTGGGAGTATTTTTCTCTGTAGTGTTCTAGTTTGGATCTCTTATTGCCAAGATTTTCCAGAGGAAAAAACTTCAACTTACCCCATCAAAGCTCTTGAAGACAAGAGCGAGAATTCACATAACAGATGTTTCAGGTTGCCTGTCACTACATATTAACTAAATTTGTGCTGCTCTTTTCCTCTTAGGCGCTGATGTTCTTTCCCAGGCATCAGACTGTGCATCCATATTATTTGaagctgcaggaggaggaaatCCAGATTCAGTCTCACTTCTCCTAGAATATGGGGCTGATGCCAATGTTCCAAAGCATTCGGGACACCTGCCTATCCACAGAGCTGCTTATAGAGGGCACTTATTGTGAGTTAGAAACTGTGGACTCAATTTAtcagctttgcaaacagaaatTGTGGTTGGGTGTGTGGCACAAGAGAAAGGAAGACCTTGGTAGTCATTTAGTCTTACAATTTCTCATACACCTTAAGTAATCAACAGTGCATTACTGAGAAGTAGCTTGCCAGATCCTCTCCCCAGGTTTCCTTAGTGACACACAACTGTTGCTAGTTGTGCTACTGTCATATCTGCAAGTCCGGCATAATCAGTAAGAACAAACTAGAATTCCTGTGTAAGCACAACATAGCTGCATGTTTTCTGGCAACTCATAGCTTTGTTTTCCTGGTCTCCCTAGAGTTTTACAGATCCTGGTTCCTGTGACGGATTATTCTGCCATAAAGGAGAGCGGAATCAGTCCGGTCCACTCCGCAGCTGCAGGAGGCCACTTTCAGTGCCTGGAGTTCCTTCTCAAATCTGGATTTGATCCCAATTTCATGTTGCATCAGAGAGTCTGCAAAGGCTATGATGATGAAAGGAAGTCAGCTTTGTATTTTGCCTTCTCAAATGGGGATATTAACTCAGCTAAGCTGCTCCTAGAAGCTGGAGCCTTACCCAACCAGGACCCTGTTAACTGTCTCCAAGTAGTCTTAAGAATGGGCAACTATGAGCTTGATAGCCTCCTGCTCCGCCATGGGGCCAACGTGAATTACTTCTGTAGGGTTAATACAACACATTTTCCATCAGCTCTGCAGTACACACTGAAAGATGAAGTCATGTCAAGAATGTTACTGAATTACAGGTATGGTGTGTACCGTTGCTTCGACTGTTCTCACAGAGACAAGCATTCCCGGTACATGTTTGAAGGATGGACCTCTACTGTTATTAAAGACAATATGGCAAGTATTCCAAATGGGCATATAACCTCTTCCACACTCAGCAAGTTGCCTCCTTTCCAGCTGTCTTCCTTCCAATTTTCCTGAAAAACTGGAAGCTAGCTTGACCAGTGAGATGAAGCCTTCCAAACAACAGGAAGGCACCGTTGCAGGGGAAATGCTATCAGGAAGGCAGAAGTGCTGAGGAGTCCCATCTGCCCAATTCTCCCTTGTCAATGCCCCAGTCACCTATTTGCGTTGCAAGGGAAGCACAGAATTCGGAACCTCTACTTTTCTTGTAACAGCTAACCCTGTTCTTGAACAATGATACACACTTAGATGATAGTGGTAGCATCCCACAATTTAAGCTGTTTAGATTGTTTGCTAAATTACATTGGTAATACTGCTGGTGCCTGACTCCAACTAATGGAATTTTGCTTTGCAGATTAGGCTCAGTAGGGCATCAGGTTTGTTCTCTGGGGGGAATTTGAATAATATGAAATGTTGAATTCTATGgtcttatttctctctctctctctctctctctctctctctctctctctctctcagttttgTGAAGTGATAACTGTAGCATGGCTAAAGCATCTCTCTGGAAAACTAGTACATGTGATGCTAGATTATGTGGATCATATACGACTTTGTTCTAAACTTCAGAGTGTTCTTCAAGAGCAAAAATTTTGGCCAGAAATCAGTACAATTTTGAGTAAGTACCAAATATAGTTAAGCTCCACAAAGAAATTCAGTTCACCATGCCTGATAATCAGTACAAGTTCAGAGAAGGAGGTGGATCTGAAGGAGCACTTTGATTCACAGGAATGCCTCTCATTCAAAGTGTTAATCACAAGCAGACCTATTCATGATCTGTTAGTGCAAGGGTACACTTAACCTTTGGGTAGGTGTTATATGTGGAATCCTAGATCCGTAAGGACTACAACACAAGCAGCTCTGACAGCCAAAAGTAGTTTCCAATCTAAGCGTCATACTTCTGCACTTAAAGATCTGCTTAAGAATGGgatttatgcagtggtgggattcaaataatttaacaactggctctgaaaggactcagtggtgggattacaaccagttctctgaactaggcAAAAAATTAGCTAttggttctaccgaactggtgcgaataggctgaatcccaccactggatttatgtGATGAATCCTTCACTTTGTAAAACTCTTTGAAAGATTCAAAGGAATCCATTATCGAGCTAAGGTTACCCTACAAAGAAGAATCTTGTAATGTGTTTACCTTAGCATTAAATTGTGTATACATATGTTATATAAGCTGTCTTGGGCACTGTGGAAAGTAAGTTATCCAATAATAGACAATAAGTTCTTAGCATTCATAAAACAGCAATTCAGAGTGTAAAGTGCTTATAACACATTAGCTCAGAAATAATCCTGATTTCCCTTGAATCACGCCATGAGCTCTTCTTGTCCTGAAAGCTTCAGACAAGTAGAATTTCTACATCATTAAGACTTTCATCAGAATTCTGTGGGGAAAAATCTCATTTTACAGATCAGAATGGTTAAAATGTAAGGATTTGTACACAGCCATACAGACAGAATCTTCAAAGCTAATCTGTGACTAGAATCTAGGTATATATTTTAGCTAATGCAGATATTTCAAGAGAAGGccccaaagtgaaaaaaaatcccttataTTGTTACATTTCTTCATTTTAAGCTAATGTTCGCCCCTTGAAACACCTTTGCCGTCTGCAAATTCGGAAGTGCTTAGGACGCCTGCGTCTACGTTGTCCTGTCTTCCTGACGTTTCTGCCACTACCAAATCGCTTGAAAGAGTATATACTCTACAAGGAATATGATCTCTATGGACAAGGAAATCTGAAAGGAAACTGATAATTCAAGTACATAAGTTAGTATTGGCAGATATATGGCAGTTACTTTTACCTTAGGTAATTATTTTCTCTATGTAATGTTGACTGGTTTTTATGTAGTGAATATACAAGCAGCTTAAAAACACTGCTagataataaaacataaaacctgTTGCAGAATAAGATCATGATAATTTCAGGCAACAAATTTATGGAAGTGGTTTTTGACATTTTTGCTCCCACTCAAATTCTGCCCCAAATCTTCTACATGTGAGTGCTGGGTGGGAGATTGGTACACAAAGAAGAGCTCCAAAAGTCATTATGCAAACAGAGCAAACACTTCCACAAGAATGAAAGATCGTGATTGCATGTCTTGACTGCATGTTGCTTCAATTTCTCCTCAGTATTTAGAGGGAAGATGACACAGGGAGCTGCAGAGGGACAGAGAAAGTGGGACAATTTGCAGATAAAGCCTGTTACATATCGCTACccaccatcttttctttttttcaatagGAAACAGAATTATCTATAGCATCACTCCAGCTGGtggtggttgggttttttttgctgtcaagtcacaaccaatttatggtgacctctggTGTTAGGAGAtgttaggaggtggtttgccatttccaccCTCCAAGTCATGACCcttgggaggtctcccatccaaataccttcTAGAGTCAGCcctactcagcttctgagatccgacaggatcaggctagcctggggctaggTCGGGGCCTAAATATACTCTGTTCTAAATCAAACACTTCCTTTCTATTGGCTCAAAGTGGCATTGATCTGCTGATGCATCTGTATCCAAAGGACTGTTATTTGCCTCATCACACTCATACTCATCAAATTGATCTCATAGTGGAATACAACAGGAAGAAacaaattttatattttaaatctgAGAAATGAGACAATGCAAAGTATTTTAAAGGCTGAAAATCAAACACATGCAAGTTCATATATCAACATGAACCTATAAACTCACTGCAACCatagcaagcaaacaaaaatcagTGTCATCCTTGTATCAGggacatgttttaaaaatccaacttGAGCAGAGCTAATATGGCTCAGTTGTTCaattaaatataaaatagatATCATTCCAACtgttatttttattaagtataaTAAATGAATCTCTGGCTATATCATATATACATACAAAATTATTGAATGGCCAACAGTTGAAATATTTAACACAAGAGTTCAgcgatatttttaaaaatgtattcataATTACTACAGAAACCCATACACTAAAGTTATAATTGAATGCTGCTGAAGTCCTCTCTAATTTTATTAGTATACATATTTCAGTCTGCAAAGCAAAATATCAAGTTGACAGTACAAATATTCAGGGAAACTGTATTAGTcttaaaaacactgcaaaaatcacAGTCACAGAACAGGACCAAACCATTATGTTACTGCAAGAATCCAACCAATTAACTACATTATTAAAAAACCTTCAAGTTAATTTTACAAACTTCTTGCCTTGCTTGTAGTTATGTAAGTTATTTCTTTAAATGGCAAGTGGGTTTTGAACTTAATTTATTGTTTGATGTATATATTTGTAGGGTGTCTAAAAATATGGCCAGAAATAATGATTAAAAGTGGGAGAAGATAATTTTGATTAGTTTTTGTGTGTATTGTGTGCAGACAAGACACAACAATGCCTGGACTAGATTAGGATGGGAAGGAAAACTTGCTAACAATTTTTTTGCTCTgcacttctggggggggggggggcattaaagtacttttaaaaaaatgatattcaTTTCTGTTTAATATATCCCATTTTCTTCTCAAACGTTATACTAAAATATGATCAATACTACATTTACAAAAAATCATGGTAAACATATGTGCCAGAAGTTGTGCTCTTCAGCTGCTTTAAAGTACTAATTTAGTAGGAGGAAAAAACTTAATTTATTGATAAATGCAATGGAACATTTGGTTCATTATTACCAGAACAGTGTTTCACACATGAGTTCTACTACATGAAGAGTCTCTGGGTAGGAAAATACAGACTTACTATACAGCATTAAATACAGTGTATGGCACTTGGTTCTAGATCAGGACTCAGCAACCTTTagtacccaaagagccatttggccctgcctccccaagccctgccttcagccaagcaggcGGGATAGACTGTGGCGGTGATGCCAAGTTGCACCTGGGACACGGCGAGTGCGCCTCCTTCCCcgtcccctccttccttcctccggcatcctttcctctccttcccaggcgccagacaagggaaggagggaaaaggacgccggagggagggagggaggggcagggaaggaggcacgctcgccacgtcccaagtgcaacttgccgtcgttggtgTCACCGCTGCGGAGCTGCAGtacgaggacgaaagagccgcatgtggctccggagctgcgggttgccaacctctgttCTAGATCATCAGTGTATCAATCATGCTTGTATGTACAGAGACTACACTGGATCCTGCATTCCCTCCCCCAGCAGTCATTTTCAACCCCCTCCCAGAGCTGCTTTAACAGGTAGAAAAAGTGATCCTATGCCCACCCCCCAACACCTCTCTATATGCATGGCTGTCAGCCCCTGacaataaattttcccagggtCAGAAGAGATTGCTGGGAagaagaatgcaggaaaaattacAGTTGTCAGCATCTTCCATTGGTGGATCCAATCCACTACATCCAACAGAGAAATAAATGTGGGAAGTACATGCTCACATTTTACAAATCTTTCTAATAAGAGGAGGAAAACCTCAACCCTATTTAATACGTTTTATTAAAATGACCCTTGATATAAAAACCACTGATCAATGTGGTAGAACATTTATACAAATTTCAAACCACACAAACTGTCTATTCTCCCAACTTTCTTAGCGTTTCCAAAGACAAGGTAGAGTATGCCAGAGCACCAGGGAGTATGCTAGAGTACCAGTGAAAAAGAGAAGAATAGTGAAGGTCAATAACTGGCTTTGCAGAGGGTGCCACCAAGAATGTTCTGTGGTTTCACGAAGATGGActtctggcaagggatgggttctACCTCTCAGCAGTTGGCAGAAACATTTTTGCTAGAAGGCTTACAAACCTGATCAGGAAGGCTTTAAACTGAGCTATCGAGCAGTACAAATTCAAAGCCCAAGAACTCAACCCCCGGATCCTGGAGGGCGGGCCCATCTTGCCCAAGAAGCCGCCCGTGAAAGAGCCTACTAAGCCCATTGGATTCGATCTGGAGATTGAGAAGCGGATTCAAGAGCACGAGAGCAAGAAGACGCAGGAGAAAGAGCACTTTGAGTTCCACTCCAGGCCATGTCCAACGAGAATCCTGGAGGAAGTTGTGGGTGTACCAGAGAAAAAGTTGCTGCCTTCTTTGTTTtcatcttctcccaaaaggaaaacagtgctcaaccagggggaaatggaacagatgaTGAAGTAGAGTAAATCCAGCACAGAATAAAAAGGTAGTACTGGAATATTTGGCTAGTTTAAAGGAATTCAAGtctccagggtattaaaagaactggcaaaagtaaCCTCAGAACCACAatcaataatctttgagaattcctggagaacaggaaaagttCTGGCAGACcagaggagggctaatgttgttcccatcttcaaaaaaaggCAGGGGAGAAGTCCCAAAccattactgcccagtcagcctgacatcaatagcAGGAAAGATCCTAGAGCAGATACTTAaatagacagtctgtaagcacttgggagggaatgctgtgatcactaagtcaacatgggtttctcaaaaacgtcatgccagactaatctcatctctctttttttgatagagtgacaagcttggtagatgaagagaatgctgtggatgtaaaATACCTTGATTTCAATAAGGCCTCTGACAAGCTCCCCACcttcatgatattcttgcaaaaaagctagtaaaatatgGGCTAGATAATGCTgttgttaggtggatttgtaattggttgaccaactgaacccaaagggtgctcaccaatagcTTCTATTTTTCCTGGGCAAGAATGACTAGTGAAGTTTCTCAGggttccatcctgggccctgtgctattcaatattttaatgaacaacttggatgatggaatagaggacatgctaaacaaatttgcagatgacaccaaattaggaggagtagcttaTTAgggcagggtcagaattcaaaatgaccttgacatATTAGAGACctgagccaaaactaacaaagtgaatttcaacagggagaattgtaaGGTATTTCACTTagacaaaaaaatgaaatggacagATATAAGATAGGTGATACCTGGACTGACGACAGTACATGTAAAAgcgatctgggagttttagtagaccacaaactggacatgagtcaacagtgtgatatggcagctaagaaagccaatgcaattctgggctgcatcaatagaatAATAGTGCCTAGAGATCAAGGGACATTATAATACTGCATCAGCCAGACCTCACCAGGAATACTGTGTCCTGTTCTCAatatcacaattcaagaaggatattgacaagctaaaTTGTGTCCAGAGAAGGGCTAGCAAAATGGTACAAAGTCTGGAATCCCTGACCTGTGAGGACAGACTTAAGGAACTGGGtctgtttagcctggagaagagacggttaaggatgacatgatagccttgtttaaatatctgaagggatgacatgttAAAGATgtaacaagcttgttttctgctgatccagagaCTGGCACAAGGAGCCATGCATtaaaactacaagaaaagaggttccacctaaaccaggggtagggaacctgcagctctccagatgttcaggaactacaattcccatcagcctctgtcagcatggccaattggccatgctggtaggagctgatgggaattgtagttcctgaacatctggagagccgcaggttccctacccctgacctaaacattaggaaaacttcctgacagttgaGTGTAGTTTGATAGTAGAATATGTGACCTTggagggtggtagagtctcctttggaggtttttaaacagaagctggatggccatttgttgggagtgctttgatatCATGCTGCTGCATGACAGGTGGTTGAACAAAATAGCCCTTGTGGTCTggtccaactctatgactctaatAACTGACAGTCTGTAATTCCATGAAAAGCAAATATGCAAGCCCTTTTAAAACGTATCTGACAATTGGTACAGGGGTAAAACCCATCAGTTTTATTTCGAGGAAACACAGATATTATCCATATTATATAATACAGTGTATGAACAAAACATctttacatatatacacacacaaagattGCAGGTAACAACTGGCAGAGATTAATCTGAAAATATAAGACTAAGCACTGTCTATTGCAGAAACTAATTATTCACTTCAACACAAATTGAAGGTTCACACAGTGTAACATTATATATGGCTTTattaagcattttaaaaagtgatataatTATGATATTGCCAATTTAGAAAGCTGCCCCCAAATATAAAACATAGGTTAGTATTCCTTTACCACAAGTAAGTGAAGCAGCATTAAATGCATTTCATCAGCCTTACGAACAGGTTGATTCTTGCAGAAATTCAAGGTAGTGGTGAAAGAAGAGAAACTACTAGCAGCTACAATCTTTGTTAAGCTTATTGCAGCCCTATCCATTTCCTTTCAATATATATTCATAAAGCTTCATGGCGAACA of Sphaerodactylus townsendi isolate TG3544 linkage group LG03, MPM_Stown_v2.3, whole genome shotgun sequence contains these proteins:
- the ASB14 gene encoding ankyrin repeat and SOCS box protein 14, with amino-acid sequence MYRAAGACDDFDDDILTQYVIQQSLQDVHKSETVTTAENDRFYFATSANHRKIITAIRTGEEETLLKLISHSSAFQEQDRDGCLPLHDAAAQLNKHILEITLKASDSTVWQQTNVKGETPLFVAVDKCLVENVHFLLLNGFNPDFKNEAGDSPLFIAVQHDSYEIASLLLQFGAKVNLQCVNKRTALHEAAKLGRKSMVEFLLWSKADPDPRSSYGFTPLALAAQNGHTEILEILLRRGADVLSQASDCASILFEAAGGGNPDSVSLLLEYGADANVPKHSGHLPIHRAAYRGHLLVLQILVPVTDYSAIKESGISPVHSAAAGGHFQCLEFLLKSGFDPNFMLHQRVCKGYDDERKSALYFAFSNGDINSAKLLLEAGALPNQDPVNCLQVVLRMGNYELDSLLLRHGANVNYFCRVNTTHFPSALQYTLKDEVMSRMLLNYRYGVYRCFDCSHRDKHSRYMFEGWTSTVIKDNMFCEVITVAWLKHLSGKLVHVMLDYVDHIRLCSKLQSVLQEQKFWPEISTILTNVRPLKHLCRLQIRKCLGRLRLRCPVFLTFLPLPNRLKEYILYKEYDLYGQGNLKGN